The DNA window GACTCAAACTTTGTGCCCGTTCATTTGCTTTGAAAACAGTAAATTTTGAGAATTCATTTTCGGAGAACTCAAAGCGAAAGCAAAACTTCCAAAGCGACTTTGAGCCAAGCTTGCTAACCTCGCGCAATCCCAAAACTCAATTGAGGCAACGGCTCAAAACTTGCGTTGGCAAACAATGCTGATTTGCCGAGAAACCTGAACGAACTGCTAAAGGAAGAAAGAAAAAGCCACAAACAATTGATTTTTATTGCTTTAAGCTAACGCCCTGCTAAGGGGTGAGCAATGCGCTGCAAAAGCTACCGCACACCGACTTAATCACAAAACTCACCGCATGCTGAAAATGCCACGCATTGCGAATCCCGCTTAAGCAGTTTGTTAGCTTAAATTTCAGCACCTGAGATTTACCAAACCCGAGATTAACCGGATTTGGGAAGCCGGCAAACTGCCTAAGTTTTAAAACCCGAATTGACTCAAACTTTGTGGCATTTTGTGCTCTTTGAAAATCAGTAAATTTTGAGAACTCATTTTCGGAGAACTCAAAGCGAAAGCAAAACTTCCAAAGCGACTTTGCGCCAAACTGGCTAACCTCGTGTAGCCACAAAACCCAATTGAGGCAACAACTCAAAATTCACGTTGGCAAACAATGCTGACTTGCCGAAATAACCTGAACGAACTGCCAAGGGAAGAAAAAACGGCTGCAAACAATTGATTTTCATTATTTTAAGCTAACGCTGCGTTAAGGGGTGAGTGCCGCATAAACCAACCTTCCGCAGACCACTTTCACCACCAAAACCAACCGCATACCAAAAATGCCACGCGGCATGAATCCCGCTTAAACGCCTTGTTATGTTTAAGACTCAAAGGGTTAAGTTTTACGATACCAAGAGCTTAACTCGACTTACCTTTGAAAACCAAAACCAGACGCTAAAAAGCTGAATTAAATCATAAATTTGATTGTGCCAACTTTGAGTTTTAACGTGAGAAACCGAAAAGCTGGGCTTTAACTTTGAAATCAAAATCACTTCACTCACCTCGCCTACACTCTGGATTTCCATGAGGCAACTCTCTGAACTTTTAGCACCCACGAATTGGAGTCCAGAAAACAGCGAACACTGAAGTTAACTTGCCGACAAGACCAAAATTAGAAATATGAAGGAACAAAGAAAAGATGCAACCAACTGATTTTACGTGACTAAACATAACGCCCTGTTAAGGGGTGAGCAACGCAATACCGAAGCCGCCGCATACCACCTTAAACACTAGAACCAACGCATAGTGAAAATGCCACGCGTTGCGAATCCCTCTTGAACAGTTTGTTAGGCTTATCATTCGCCGTTTATCTGCTTCGCAAAATTAGCGTGGAACCTGATTAGCTCGACACCATCTATTGCTTTTATAGATGCATTATTTCCCTCTGTAGTGCAGAAAGGTGGATACGCGAATAATAGCTGACCAACCTTTAAATCCAAATCGTTTGGAATGCTCAACCTTTCAATTGGATCCTCGTCAACCCAAGCCAAAAACTGTTCCCAAGTACAACCAAATTCATCAATATCACCAGTTTCGGCATTCAATTTAACTACCAAATTATCTCGAATAAAAAACTGGTCACCAAAGCAATCCTGAGCAATAGGAAAATCACTTGCTTTAACTTCTCGATATAAGTTGTGGAAAGCCAACTCACCATCTAAGAAAGTATTAACATTTAACAATCGCTCTTGTGCATCATTAGAGCGGATTTGTAGACCGCCTGAATATAATATTTTCATAGTTTCTCGTTCTATAAGCCTAACGCCCTGCTAAGGGGTGAGCAATGCACTGCAAAAGCTACCGCACGCTGCCTTAATCACAAAACTCACCGCATGCTAAAAATGCCACGCATTGCGAATCCCGCTTAAGCAGTTTGTTAGCTTAAATTTCAGCACCTTAGATTGACCAAACCCGAGACTAACCCAGCTTGGTAAAACGACAAACCACCTGAGTTTTAAAACCCGAAATAACGCAAACTTTGTGGCCTTTCATGCAATTTGAAAAACCGAAAACTTTGAGAATTCATTTTCTGAGAACTCAAAGCGAAAGCAAAATTTCCAAAGCGACCTTGCACCAAACTTACCAACCTCGCGCAGCCCCAAAACTCAATTGAGGCAGCAGCTCAAAACTCGCGTTGGCAAACAATGCCGATTTGCCGAGAAACCTGAACGAACTGCCGAGGGAAGAAAAAACAGGCTGCAACCAATTGATTTTTATTGTTTTAAGCTAACGCCCTGCTAAGGGGTGAGCAATGCACTGCAAAAGCCACCGCACGCCTCCTTAATCACAAAACTCTCCGCATGCTAAAAATGCCACGCATTGCGAATCCCACTTAAGCAGTTTGTTAGCTTAAATTTCAGCACCTTAGATTTACTAAGCCCGAGATTAACCTGATTTGGAAAACCAACAAACCACTTGAGTTTTGAAACCCGAAATGACTCAAACTTTGTGACCGTTCATTTGCTCTGAAAATCAGTAAATTTTGAAAGCTCGTTTTCGCAAAATTCAAAGCGAAAGCGACACTTCCAAAGCGACTTTACGGCAAAATGGCTCACCTCGCGCAATCCCAAAACTCAATTGAGGCAACGGCTCAAAACTCGCGTTGGTAAACAATGCTGATTTGCCGAAAAACCTGAACGAATGGCCAGAGGAAGAAAAAACAGGCCGCAAACAATTGATTTTTATTGTTTTAAGCTAACTGCATATTTCGGAGCATTCCGATCAGTCATTTCGGGATTATCCGATCACCCATTTCGGTTTAAACCGATCACTGATTCCGCGATTATCCGATCACTTTTAGCCTCACTCCGAAATCGGTGATCGGAATAGCGAAAACCCCGATCGGTAGGGAAAAATCATGAACATTCCCGTAAATAAAGGCTTCCCAATACCTTCAAAAGGTACTCTGGATCCATCGCGCACATCGCTCTTTTGTGTTTAATGCTCGCTTTTAGTGTCGTTTCACTTTTTAGCATGTTTAAGCACATTTGTCTGATCCTAGCGAAATTCTCTGCTCGTTCTTCCGCTCGTTTGCGGCAAGCATCTTCACCAAATTCTGTATCCAACATCCAATGCATCGACTCCACTAACCAGTGCGACCGTGAAGCATTTAACAATTCTTTAGCACTGAGCACTTTCGAACTAATATAATATCGAACCGTTACATCTGACTCTTGAGCCACGGCTGATTCTTGACGAATAGATACCACAATTCCCATCGTTTTGAGCCCTGGCCAATCAAATTCAAGATCGCCCAAAACACTTAAATCTTCATTCACTAAGGCCAATCGTGTTTCTTGTCGGCCTCGCGATTTTTCTTGAGTACTGTAAGAATCACCGTCATGTTTTTGCAGCATGCTCATATTAAAATAATTGTTAAAAGCTTCCTCAAGTCTGCCTTGGTTTCCTTTCACCGCCAACAAGTAATCAGCGTTCTTTTCAAGGATTTTTTGCGCGATTTTCTTTTGGCAACCCATCGCATCAATCGTCACTAAACAGCCAGATATATCAAGTAGTTGCAGCAATTCAGGAATAGCGGTTATCTCATTGGATTTCTCGTATACTTTATGTTGTCCGAGGCACACGCCATTCTCTGTAGCAAACGCATTAACCATATGAATAGCACCAAGCCCTCGGGAATCATC is part of the Vibrio cidicii genome and encodes:
- a CDS encoding DUF3265 domain-containing protein translates to MTRRLSGIHAAWHFWYAVGFGGESGLRKVGLCGTHPLTQR
- a CDS encoding ISAs1 family transposase translates to MSNQHPFMHFDAIPDYRQKGKVEHKLTDIILLTICAVLAGQDDWKAIHLYGTRWLDFLKRFGDFSHGVPSAITIARVMGMINSTRLQKCFIEWMKSCCELTDGEVIAIDGKTVRGSYDDSRGLGAIHMVNAFATENGVCLGQHKVYEKSNEITAIPELLQLLDISGCLVTIDAMGCQKKIAQKILEKNADYLLAVKGNQGRLEEAFNNYFNMSMLQKHDGDSYSTQEKSRGRQETRLALVNEDLSVLGDLEFDWPGLKTMGIVVSIRQESAVAQESDVTVRYYISSKVLSAKELLNASRSHWLVESMHWMLDTEFGEDACRKRAEERAENFARIRQMCLNMLKSETTLKASIKHKRAMCAMDPEYLLKVLGSLYLRECS